The stretch of DNA ATGCCGGACGTGTTGATGAAGACCTGATCGCCCTTCCCCCGCTCGACCACCTTGGTGTCGCCGGTAACGAGCTCAACGCCGGCGTCGGAACAGGCGCGCGCCATCGAACGCACGATGCGTTCGAGCAGAGCGACCTCGAGCCCCTCTTCCAGAATGAACGCGGCGCTGAGAGCGATCGGTGTTGCGCCCCCAACGGAGAGATCGTTGATCGTGCCGTTGACCGCGAGGGATCCGATATCGCCCCCGGGAAAGAAAAGGGGCCGGACCACGTAGGAGTCGGTCGTGAAGGCGAGTCGGGAGCCGTTCCAGGCGAGCGACGCCTGGTCCTCGAGCGCCGCCAAGGTTTCGTTCGCGAAGGCGGGGACGAAGAGGCCGGAGATCAGGTCGGCCATCAGCTCTCCGCCACTCCCGTGACCCAGAGTGATATGGCCGTAGCGGGAGAAGGGGATCGGGCAGCTTCCGAGCGTGGTGTCGCTCATATTACAAGACGTCCTCTTCGCCGCGGCCGATGTGAATCAGGTCCCACATCACGTGGAGCAGGACCCCCTGCGTCTCCTGGATTCGGTGGATGCTGTAGCTCGGGACGACGAACAAGTAATCGCAAACGTCCTTCAGCCGTCCGCCATCTTTTCCCGCGATGCCCACGGTCCTGAGCTCCATGTCCCGGGCGACCCGCAGGGCACGATTCACGTTTGCCGACTGGCCACTGGTGGAGAGGCCGATGACGATGTCGCCTGATCGTGCCAGGAGCCGGAGCTGCTCGGCGAATGCTACGGCGAAGTCATCGTCGTTTCCCGTCGCCGTCAACCAGGCGATATCGTTGACCAGCGCTGTCGCGGGAAACGCCCGCCGCTTCGCTACCACCGGATGGGTGAATTCCACCGCCAGGTGCTGAGCGTCGCAGGCGCTTCCACCGTTTCCCATTACGAACAAGCGGCCCCCGTTATCGAGTGCTTCCCCGAGCACGCGGCAGCATTCGACGACGCGGTCCGCCTCCCGTTCGAAGAAGGCCTCGATGGTGCGCGC from Vicinamibacteria bacterium encodes:
- a CDS encoding SIS domain-containing protein translates to MQPVESEVGLRERVRRKAQESARTIEAFFEREADRVVECCRVLGEALDNGGRLFVMGNGGSACDAQHLAVEFTHPVVAKRRAFPATALVNDIAWLTATGNDDDFAVAFAEQLRLLARSGDIVIGLSTSGQSANVNRALRVARDMELRTVGIAGKDGGRLKDVCDYLFVVPSYSIHRIQETQGVLLHVMWDLIHIGRGEEDVL